One region of Carya illinoinensis cultivar Pawnee chromosome 8, C.illinoinensisPawnee_v1, whole genome shotgun sequence genomic DNA includes:
- the LOC122319127 gene encoding tubulin beta-1 chain, which translates to MREILHVQGGQCGNQIGSKFWEVICDEHGVDPTGRYKGDGSSSDLQLERINVYYNEASGGRYVPRAVLMDLEPGTMDSIRSGPYGQIFRPDNFVFGQSGAGNNWAKGHYTEGAELIDAVLDVVRKEAENCDCLQGFQVCHSLGGGTGSGMGTLLISKIREEYPDRMMLTFSVFPSPKVSDTVVEPYNATLSVHQLVENADECMVLDNEALYDICFRTLKLSTPSFGDLNHLISATMSGVTCCLRFPGQLNSDLRKLAVNLIPFPRLHFFMVGFAPLTSRGSQQYISLTVPELTQQMWDAKNMMCAADPRHGRYLTASAMFRGKMSTKEVDEQMINVQNKNSSYFVEWIPNNVKSSVCDIPPTGLKMASTFIGNSTSIQEMFRRVSEQFTAMFRRKAFLHWYTGEGMDEMEFTEAESNMNDLVAEYQQYQDATADDEGEYEEGEEEAYEG; encoded by the exons CTTCAACTGGAGCGGATCAATGTTTACTATAACGAGGCTTCTGGCGGGAGGTACGTCCCCAGGGCGGTGCTCATGGATCTTGAACCGGGCACCATGGACAGCATCAGATCGGGCCCCTACGGTCAGATCTTTCGCCCCGATAACTTCGTGTTCGGCCAGTCCGGTGCGGGCAACAACTGGGCCAAAGGTCATTATACTGAGGGAGCGGAGTTGATCGATGCCGTCCTTGATGTCGTCCGCAAGGAGGCTGAGAACTGTGATTGCCTGCAAG GGTTTCAGGTATGTCACTCGCTTGGAGGAGGCACCGGGTCTGGCATGGGAACCCTCCTGATCTCGAAGATTAGAGAGGAATACCCAGACAGGATGATGCTCACGTTCTCTGTTTTCCCTTCTCCAAAGGTCTCTGACACGGTTGTGGAGCCATACAATGCCACCCTCTCAGTTCACCAGTTGGTGGAGAATGCTGATGAATGCATGGTTCTTGACAACGAAGCACTTTATGACATTTGCTTCAGGACCCTAAAACTCAGCACTCCAAGCT TTGGTGACCTTAACCATTTGATCTCTGCAACTATGAGTGGGGTAACATGTTGCCTGAGGTTCCCTGGCCAGCTGAACTCTGACCTCCGGAAGCTGGCCGTTAATCTAATCCCCTTCCCACGTCTTCATTTCTTCATGGTGGGGTTTGCACCACTCACCTCTCGTGGGTCCCAGCAGTACATCTCCCTCACTGTACCAGAGCTgactcagcaaatgtgggatgCCAAGAACATGATGTGTGCCGCTGACCCACGACATGGCCGCTACCTGACAGCCTCGGCAATGTTCAGGGGCAAGATGAGCACCAAAGAGGTGGATGAACAGATGATAAATGTGCAGAACAAGAATTCATCATACTTTGTGGAGTGGATTCCTAACAACGTAAAGTCAAGTGTGTGTGACATTCCACCGACGGGTCTGAAGATGGCATCCACCTTTATTGGGAACTCAACATCAATCCAGGAGATGTTCAGGAGGGTGAGCGAGCAGTTCACAGCCATGTTCCGCCGCAAGGCCTTCTTGCATTGGTATACTGGGGAAGGTATGGATGAGATGGAGTTCACGGAGGCGGAGAGCAACATGAATGATTTGGTGGCCGAGTACCAGCAGTACCAGGACGCAACGGCTGACGATGAGGGTGAGTACGAGGAAGGGGAAGAAGAAGCTTATGAAGGTTAA